DNA from Stenotrophomonas acidaminiphila:
GCCGTCGCCCAGGTAATCGGCCGGGTCCTTGGTGACGAAGGCGACCACGCCACCCAGCGCGTCGGAGCCGTACAGCGAACTGGCCGGGCCGCGCACGATTTCCACCCGCTTGAGCGTTTCCAGGTCGGTGAAGTCGCGGTTGGCGCTGGCGAAGCTGCCGATGGCGAAGCTGCGCGGCATGGCGATGCCGTCGGTCTGGATCAGCACGCGGTTGCCGTCCAGCCCGCGGATGCGGAAGCCGCCCAGGCCGAAGCGGGCCACGCTGCGGGTCACCGAGATGCCCGGTTCGTAGCGGACCAGGTCGGCGATGTCGTGGACGAGCTGCCGGTCCAGTTGTTCGCGTTCGATCACGTCGACCGTGGCGGCGACGTCGGCGACCGCGCGGCCGGTGCGGGTGGCGGTGACCTGGACGCGTTCCAGGTCGTGGGCATCGGCCGGCGCGGCTGTGGCCGGGTCGGCATGGGCGGGAAACAGCGTCGCCCACAGGGCGGCGCTCAAGGCGGCGGGACGGATCATGGGTACCTTGAATCGAACGGTTGACCCGCGGCGCAGCGGCCGGCCGCCCTGGCGGCCCGGCCGTGGCCGAGGGGGAGAGAAGATGCGATTCAGGCGGGCATGACGCGCAGCGGCGCGCCGGCTGGCGGCGAATGCGGCCGGAGTTACTTGGTGAGGATCAGCTTGTCGTTGCTGGTATGGCGCAGGCGGTAAACGCGGTCGCCATGGCGGATCAGGATCTCGCGCTGGCCCTTCAGCAGCGCGCCGCTGTCGATCGCGTCATCGACGGCCAGCGCTCGCGGGGCGGGGCGCTGCGGCAGGTGCAGGGTACGGGGACGGAGCAGGACAGGTTGGGCGAACATCGCGGCGGTTCCGTGGCGGGGACGGAATTGATGATAATGATTCTCATCCGCGATGCAAGAGGGGCGCGCCTTCCGCGCCCGGCCGCATTTCTCCCACGCCGGGCAGACGCCACGGCCCGCCCGGCGCGCGTCGCCCGGGTCAAGCGAAGGCGGCTTCCACCCTGCTCCACGCGTCGTCGCCGACACGCTCGAGCAGCTCCAGCGCGCGCAGGTTCTCCTCCAGCTGCGACACCCGGCTGGCGCCCAGGATCACGCTGGACACGCGCGGGTTGCGCAGGCACCAGGCGATGGCCAGCTGCGCCGGCGATTCGCCCAGCTCCGCGGCCACCGCGGTGAAGCGCCGCACCTTGTCCAGCCGCGCATC
Protein-coding regions in this window:
- a CDS encoding hemin transporter HemP codes for the protein MFAQPVLLRPRTLHLPQRPAPRALAVDDAIDSGALLKGQREILIRHGDRVYRLRHTSNDKLILTK